A window of the Deltaproteobacteria bacterium HGW-Deltaproteobacteria-18 genome harbors these coding sequences:
- a CDS encoding YkgJ family cysteine cluster protein: MTETVFDCRMCGHCCQGQGGIVASAPERERLAAHLGMTVEEFCSRYTEAQGKKLVLRCGEDGYCVFFDPQTACTVHPAKPDVCRAWPFFRGNLVDPVSWELAQEYCPGIRPECGHAEFARQGIAYIKDNHLAKAGREDEANALRIADLMDKI; encoded by the coding sequence ATGACCGAAACCGTATTTGACTGCCGCATGTGCGGGCACTGCTGCCAAGGCCAGGGAGGCATCGTCGCTTCGGCCCCGGAACGTGAACGTCTGGCCGCACATCTGGGCATGACGGTGGAGGAATTTTGCTCCCGCTACACCGAGGCCCAGGGAAAAAAGCTGGTCCTGCGCTGCGGCGAGGACGGCTACTGCGTCTTTTTCGACCCCCAGACCGCCTGCACCGTGCACCCGGCCAAGCCGGACGTATGCCGTGCCTGGCCTTTTTTCCGCGGCAATCTGGTCGACCCCGTAAGTTGGGAACTGGCCCAGGAATACTGCCCGGGCATCCGTCCCGAATGCGGACACGCCGAATTCGCCCGTCAGGGCATCGCCTACATTAAGGACAACCATCTGGCCAAGGCGGGCCGCGAGGACGAGGCAAACGCCCTGCGCATTGCGGACCTGATGGATAAAATCTGA